In Synechococcus sp. A18-25c, a single window of DNA contains:
- a CDS encoding glutamate-5-semialdehyde dehydrogenase: protein MPVQAVPEPSPELLSLAVGLRRAATDLGQTSDQQRRDALLAMAQSLQSHAEAIVAANLEDRQRAEQNGLAPALLARLKLDAAKLDGAIAGVRQLAELPDPLGQRQLHRELDEGLVLERVSVALGVVGVIFEARPDAVIQIASLAIRSGNGAILKGGREAESTNKAVMIALQDGLKATTVSPDALALLTTREDSLALLRLDGLVDLIIPRGSNELVRFIQDNTRIPVLGHADGVCHLYVDAEADPDQAVTIAIDSKTQYPAACNAIETLLVHNAIAASFLDKAIPAFQAKGVRLLGDPAACSLGIEDVATDADWSTEYLDLTLSVRIVDDLETALEHIRRYGSRHTEAIATRNRATAERFLRAVDSAGVYHNCSTRFADGFRYGFGAEVGISTQTLPPRGPVGLEGLVTYRYRLRGDGHIAADYASGDRQFTHRELPA from the coding sequence ATGCCCGTGCAGGCCGTTCCAGAACCCTCCCCGGAGCTTCTGTCGTTAGCGGTTGGATTGCGCCGGGCCGCGACTGACCTAGGCCAGACCAGTGATCAGCAGCGCCGTGACGCTTTGCTGGCCATGGCTCAGTCCCTCCAATCCCATGCAGAAGCAATCGTTGCGGCCAATCTTGAGGATCGTCAGAGAGCGGAGCAGAACGGCTTGGCGCCGGCCTTACTGGCGCGTCTGAAACTCGATGCCGCCAAGCTGGATGGGGCGATCGCCGGTGTGCGTCAGCTGGCGGAGTTGCCGGACCCCCTTGGCCAGCGTCAGTTGCATCGTGAGCTGGATGAAGGGCTGGTGCTCGAGCGTGTGAGTGTGGCTCTCGGGGTTGTGGGTGTGATCTTCGAGGCACGCCCTGATGCTGTGATCCAGATCGCTTCATTGGCGATCCGATCTGGAAACGGCGCGATTCTCAAAGGTGGTCGGGAAGCCGAGTCCACGAACAAGGCAGTGATGATCGCCCTTCAGGACGGGCTCAAGGCAACCACCGTGTCGCCCGATGCACTCGCGCTGCTCACCACCCGAGAAGACAGCCTGGCGCTACTGCGGCTCGATGGGTTGGTGGATTTGATCATTCCCCGCGGCAGCAATGAGTTGGTGCGCTTCATTCAGGACAACACCCGCATCCCCGTGTTGGGCCATGCGGATGGGGTCTGTCACCTCTACGTCGATGCCGAGGCGGATCCCGATCAGGCGGTGACGATTGCAATCGACAGCAAGACGCAGTACCCCGCTGCTTGCAATGCGATCGAGACATTGCTGGTGCACAACGCCATCGCTGCTTCGTTTCTGGACAAGGCCATTCCCGCTTTCCAGGCCAAGGGTGTGCGCCTGCTCGGCGACCCTGCGGCCTGCAGTCTCGGCATCGAGGACGTGGCGACCGATGCGGACTGGAGCACGGAGTATCTCGATCTGACCCTGTCGGTGCGAATCGTGGACGATCTCGAGACGGCGCTGGAGCACATTCGCCGTTATGGCTCTCGTCACACCGAAGCGATCGCCACCCGCAACCGCGCCACAGCGGAACGATTCCTGCGGGCCGTTGATAGCGCTGGTGTTTACCACAATTGTTCGACTCGTTTCGCCGATGGTTTCCGTTATGGATTCGGCGCAGAGGTGGGCATCAGCACCCAAACGTTGCCTCCCCGTGGTCCGGTGGGACTCGAGGGTCTGGTGACCTATCGCTATCGCCTGCGTGGTGATGGGCATATCGCCGCCGACTATGCCTCCGGTGATCGACAGTTCACACATCGGGAGCTGCCGGCATGA
- the folB gene encoding dihydroneopterin aldolase: MTLQPLDVIRVDDLRLWAHVGVLDHERRDGQWFRVDLALHLDVSQAALADSLEATADYSRAVQALQTLASEIRCQTIEHFSERMFEVLEQLYGSIPIQLRLCKCHPPIPGFAGTVSLERWRRQPS, translated from the coding sequence ATGACCCTGCAACCGTTGGATGTGATTCGGGTCGATGATCTGCGTCTCTGGGCCCATGTCGGCGTGCTCGATCATGAGCGTCGCGATGGTCAATGGTTTCGCGTTGATCTGGCTCTGCATCTGGATGTGAGCCAGGCGGCGTTGGCCGATTCGCTGGAGGCCACTGCCGATTACAGCCGGGCAGTGCAGGCCCTTCAGACCCTGGCCTCTGAGATTCGATGCCAGACGATTGAACATTTCAGTGAACGCATGTTCGAGGTGCTCGAACAGCTTTATGGCTCCATTCCGATCCAGTTGCGTCTCTGCAAGTGCCATCCCCCCATCCCTGGATTCGCCGGTACGGTGAGCCTCGAACGCTGGCGCCGTCAACCGTCTTGA
- a CDS encoding Ycf51 family protein, whose protein sequence is MPLEDLLETATSWLVKGGAVSLVITLVAFIAKWGLRFRLVGVTSFTFVLAISCWAFGLSYTPTVRIEGALRAPVVFDNGDDLIVAQASADFPREAIEPTLQQLAQNVRPGGRGSAEVTVRLRQLQPAGDGASKPVVLGETTRSFSAG, encoded by the coding sequence ATGCCGCTCGAGGACCTACTCGAAACCGCCACAAGCTGGCTCGTCAAAGGCGGTGCCGTGTCTTTGGTGATCACGCTGGTGGCTTTCATCGCCAAATGGGGACTGCGTTTCCGCCTGGTGGGGGTCACCAGCTTCACGTTCGTTCTGGCGATCAGCTGCTGGGCCTTCGGCCTCAGTTACACACCCACCGTCAGGATCGAGGGCGCCCTCCGGGCTCCAGTGGTTTTCGACAACGGCGATGATCTGATCGTGGCTCAGGCCAGCGCGGACTTTCCCCGTGAAGCGATTGAGCCAACGCTTCAGCAACTTGCCCAGAACGTGCGTCCCGGAGGTCGTGGCAGCGCCGAAGTGACCGTTCGCCTGCGGCAGCTGCAGCCCGCTGGTGACGGAGCGTCGAAGCCAGTCGTTCTCGGCGAGACCACACGAAGCTTCTCCGCCGGATGA
- a CDS encoding ROK family protein, producing the protein MSDPCVLGVDLGGTAIKLGLFSLGGDLLAEHQLPTPQPATPGAVCMAIVEAIGVLDPDGRASAVGIGLPGPMDAEARIARVCINLPGWEEVPLAAWLEPRLNRRVTLANDGNCALVGEAWKGAASGFDDVVLLTLGTGVGGGVMLSGALFTGHHGAAAEPGLITLFPEGPACNSGNRGSLEQYASITGLQRLGADDPAALAAAASGGDQEALAIWDRYGELLGTGISSLVYVFTPQLVLLGGGLAGASAHFLPAVQREVTSRVQAISREGLQIKACALGNGAGRLGAARLAVQRLLSSAPPQAG; encoded by the coding sequence ATGTCAGACCCTTGTGTGCTTGGGGTTGATCTGGGCGGGACGGCCATCAAGCTCGGACTGTTCAGTCTGGGCGGCGACCTGCTGGCGGAACATCAACTCCCGACCCCGCAACCGGCCACTCCGGGGGCAGTCTGCATGGCGATCGTTGAGGCCATTGGAGTTCTCGATCCCGATGGCCGCGCGTCGGCGGTGGGGATCGGCTTGCCGGGACCGATGGATGCCGAGGCCCGCATCGCCCGTGTGTGCATCAACCTGCCCGGCTGGGAGGAGGTGCCCTTAGCGGCTTGGTTGGAACCCCGCCTCAACCGCCGCGTCACCCTCGCCAATGACGGCAACTGTGCGCTCGTGGGTGAAGCCTGGAAAGGAGCTGCCAGCGGCTTTGATGACGTGGTGCTGCTGACCCTCGGCACTGGTGTCGGAGGTGGAGTGATGCTCTCCGGCGCCTTGTTCACAGGCCATCACGGTGCTGCGGCCGAGCCTGGTTTGATCACGCTGTTCCCAGAAGGACCCGCGTGCAACAGCGGGAATCGCGGCTCTCTGGAGCAATACGCCAGCATCACGGGTCTGCAACGTCTTGGCGCCGACGACCCCGCCGCACTGGCCGCGGCTGCATCCGGTGGGGATCAAGAGGCCCTGGCGATCTGGGATCGCTACGGGGAGCTGCTCGGGACTGGGATCAGTTCCTTGGTGTACGTGTTCACCCCCCAGTTAGTGCTGCTGGGCGGTGGCCTTGCCGGGGCGAGTGCTCATTTCCTGCCTGCCGTGCAGCGTGAGGTGACGTCCCGGGTTCAAGCCATCAGTCGTGAGGGGCTTCAGATCAAGGCGTGTGCCTTGGGCAATGGAGCTGGACGTCTGGGTGCGGCTCGCCTGGCGGTTCAGCGCTTGCTTTCATCTGCGCCACCCCAAGCGGGATGA
- a CDS encoding DUF3887 domain-containing protein, translated as MKLTPCLLAAALATCTVELIPAASVKADLHVAQAESSTRTTLTAARANASASALLRAIQTRDAQAIYDLLAPPLKSASSVEAIGERLKRAPVIDSFRVVEINPGLDDTTVDTVTVTNEGTREVPLILVLDDDGKLLAWKWVGTLLPIEQTALNFVKDLQDGRWIAARYYLDLEFQKEISPADLERKWSKLERVLGGMKHVKSALVASQGSEQQLVLVTIEFGKVTDNLFVIFNSQGRIINVDFSADLV; from the coding sequence GTGAAGCTCACCCCCTGTCTTCTGGCCGCAGCCCTGGCCACCTGCACGGTGGAGCTCATCCCCGCGGCGAGTGTCAAAGCCGATCTTCACGTCGCCCAGGCCGAGAGCTCAACACGCACCACCCTGACAGCGGCACGGGCCAATGCGTCAGCCAGTGCGCTGCTGAGAGCGATTCAGACGCGTGACGCCCAGGCGATTTACGACCTTCTGGCGCCACCCCTGAAGTCTGCCAGCAGCGTTGAAGCAATCGGCGAGCGACTGAAACGCGCACCGGTCATCGACTCCTTCCGTGTGGTGGAAATCAACCCAGGTCTCGACGACACCACCGTTGACACGGTGACCGTGACCAATGAAGGAACCCGGGAAGTCCCCCTGATCCTGGTGCTGGATGACGACGGCAAACTGCTGGCTTGGAAATGGGTCGGCACGCTGCTGCCGATCGAGCAAACCGCACTCAACTTCGTCAAGGATCTCCAAGACGGTCGCTGGATCGCAGCGCGCTACTACTTGGATCTGGAGTTCCAGAAAGAAATTTCACCAGCCGACCTGGAACGCAAATGGTCGAAGCTGGAGCGGGTGCTCGGGGGGATGAAGCACGTCAAAAGTGCGCTTGTAGCCAGCCAGGGCAGCGAGCAGCAACTGGTTCTGGTGACAATTGAATTCGGCAAAGTGACTGACAACCTCTTTGTGATCTTCAACAGTCAGGGGCGGATCATCAACGTCGACTTCTCAGCGGATCTGGTCTGA
- a CDS encoding DUF4332 domain-containing protein, with amino-acid sequence MKPDEQLHDLPQNLRYERDALQAAGLTSWGQVRELDEVRISRLAASGRATARNLKRVKGMADLVCALDLAPADAALLMHAGLATVAAIAGSSPQDVVNRTGRLERQLRSGRPPVVDLAVARRWIRLAQDRQNTN; translated from the coding sequence ATGAAACCGGATGAACAGCTGCATGACCTGCCGCAAAACCTCCGCTATGAGCGCGATGCTCTCCAAGCAGCAGGTCTGACCAGTTGGGGACAGGTCCGCGAGCTGGATGAGGTTCGGATCAGCCGTCTCGCCGCCTCGGGGCGAGCGACAGCCCGCAACCTCAAGCGTGTGAAAGGCATGGCCGATTTGGTCTGTGCCCTCGACCTAGCCCCCGCCGACGCCGCTCTGTTGATGCATGCCGGGCTGGCCACAGTGGCAGCCATCGCAGGGTCCAGCCCTCAGGACGTGGTCAACCGCACGGGACGGCTGGAGCGGCAGCTGCGGAGCGGCCGGCCTCCGGTGGTCGACCTGGCTGTCGCGCGGCGCTGGATCCGTCTTGCGCAAGACAGGCAAAACACGAACTGA
- a CDS encoding translocation/assembly module TamB domain-containing protein, translating into MRRGGIVTQRQKLLLSLLGGSLIGGGTLWLVADRVIATQFQRLRPLLETRVSEPLGHPVSLGRYRGLGLQGISFGPIAVEAGSADQSTAAIERLSIGFNPLKSLLRLRPVLPVRVQGVQLELQRNAQGAYWVPGPLPQGGSPPRLDLQVRLVDPARIRLAPGDLTVSAAGWSGIQLDESRAKASFQLMLPDRGRVMVRGEGRWDQPEVELSTRVERLQLGLYQSLLPDNFPAQFKGQLGGQVRVAWRDGRAHCEGGLSLVDVTFSGEPLDHALQSPQLRLSCLGDQLSVPTSRWVYGPYQARFGGSVRLNRSFDLKGALEEPNQDRRLAFQLNGAWHQPRVRVDGRWALPSSIPLDGPLQLGAELQADWREGPRWTATLDQFDLRAPGLVVEAKGALHPRLNVSTQQLQLAGPAWKRLPLVPKLLGTTAPVSGALTLQGQSVQPEVALSLRQTSNPLLQDWSLKSGWTAQSGLLRLEQWRSPELNAEAQLPLVLANGGIKTGDLKASLQLEAYPLERIGPLLGTVMDGTFSASGEISGPLDALRPDLQIAVVHPRAGALRLMEDWSGRFEGQSGGGGVLSMASVGSVIPGGLDAQFGSDWLPADVRLRRRNGELRLQGTLADYRWTATNFAVDGLELALPPRQRWEGVYGLLSGQGSLGLQPLAMEADLTLSRPGLMGVQLQQILLSGRYINRRYSLTGELLPPDTGQITLEGEGRIGGAVQAQTVARGVSARWLSNSVLSLLQLNQDLPLVKGTAADLGTLLVNTFGGTLDGQLRALGDAREALLKAKTDYRDIEPFHLEDLRGQLDAVIDLQGPEIADLNIDLKARGHLWIEGDDADYALQVKPFTARLEGPLVGGEGRFSLAHLPFALMGLVAPMPAALQGALGLRGAYRLNGANSEITSELVLEDAKVGAYPIEFQSSQVLLKDQALTLDLSLTSQSSSEPVTVTGRIPLIADQPLDLRIVSLGDGLRFLTGLTNDVVTWNEGEVDLRLLLGGTLGSPEANGYVVIKDGAFEAQGQTISKVNGSILFDFDRLEVQSLTGWFASGGQLIGSGALSLLKPALEPEPLRLQLDKARIKVPVADVEVGADLIVTGALVNPQIGGQLDISNGAIKPRRTKVTRDSSASDQDQPPAKTAEAGGEATATTVEALLEEQWNFNEPLVLQGAEVEADTSRSIKAAMPKLPFIGFRDLRVSFGPKLRVEVPFFATFKTRGLLTVNGAFDPNLELRGVVQLLSGRVSMFTTTFTLDPRASNVAVFTPSMGLIPYVDVAMTTRVSDNVTLPVENDAFSTTVFDSNGLGNLGAGGQLRLIKVLLLATGPADRLAQNIQLRSTPALSQPQLMALIGGNSLAGLSGAGAGTAIAAVLGQSLLSPVLGTLTDAFSQRLQFALYPTYVTPVVQSESERISGQVPPQLALVTDIGVAVTDRFDFSVLAAPNRNDIPPQGTLTYQINSNLSASGSVDTQGTWQSQLQLFFRF; encoded by the coding sequence ATGCGTCGAGGCGGAATCGTCACGCAGAGACAGAAGCTTCTTCTTTCCCTTCTGGGAGGAAGCCTGATTGGAGGTGGGACGCTCTGGCTCGTGGCCGATCGGGTGATCGCCACGCAATTCCAACGTCTTCGCCCCCTTCTCGAAACGCGGGTGTCCGAACCGCTTGGCCACCCGGTCAGCCTCGGTCGCTATCGGGGACTGGGTCTACAGGGCATCAGTTTCGGTCCCATTGCAGTGGAAGCGGGATCTGCCGATCAATCCACCGCAGCCATCGAGCGCCTGAGCATCGGCTTCAACCCGCTGAAGAGCCTGTTGCGGCTGCGTCCGGTCCTCCCCGTCAGGGTTCAGGGCGTTCAGCTGGAATTGCAGCGCAATGCTCAAGGGGCTTATTGGGTCCCTGGTCCCCTGCCGCAGGGAGGATCCCCACCGCGTCTTGATCTGCAAGTGCGCTTGGTTGATCCGGCCAGGATTCGACTTGCACCAGGCGACTTAACGGTCTCCGCGGCTGGCTGGAGTGGCATCCAGCTGGATGAGAGTCGTGCAAAGGCGTCTTTTCAGCTCATGCTTCCCGATCGAGGCAGGGTGATGGTTCGGGGAGAGGGGCGCTGGGATCAACCCGAAGTGGAACTCAGCACGCGGGTGGAACGTCTGCAGCTTGGCCTCTATCAAAGCCTGCTGCCTGACAATTTCCCAGCGCAGTTCAAGGGACAGCTTGGTGGCCAGGTGCGCGTCGCCTGGCGCGATGGCCGCGCCCACTGCGAAGGCGGACTCTCGCTGGTGGATGTGACGTTCAGCGGTGAACCCCTGGACCATGCCCTCCAGTCCCCGCAACTGCGCCTCAGTTGCCTTGGTGATCAGCTCTCAGTGCCCACAAGCCGTTGGGTCTACGGGCCCTACCAAGCCCGTTTTGGTGGCAGCGTGCGTCTCAACCGCTCCTTTGATCTGAAGGGGGCATTGGAGGAGCCCAATCAAGATCGCCGCTTGGCCTTTCAGCTCAACGGCGCTTGGCATCAGCCCCGTGTTCGCGTAGATGGCCGCTGGGCTTTGCCGTCATCGATCCCGCTGGATGGCCCCTTGCAGCTCGGTGCTGAGCTCCAGGCCGACTGGCGTGAGGGGCCGCGATGGACGGCCACGCTCGATCAATTTGACCTCAGGGCTCCCGGACTCGTGGTGGAGGCCAAGGGTGCGTTGCATCCTCGGCTAAACGTCAGCACCCAGCAGCTTCAGTTGGCGGGTCCAGCCTGGAAACGCCTGCCTCTGGTGCCCAAGCTCCTAGGAACAACGGCTCCTGTGTCCGGTGCCTTGACCCTGCAAGGTCAAAGCGTCCAACCCGAAGTGGCACTCAGCCTGCGGCAGACCAGTAATCCACTGCTTCAGGACTGGTCGCTCAAGAGTGGATGGACGGCTCAATCCGGTCTGCTGCGTCTGGAGCAATGGCGCAGCCCCGAACTGAATGCCGAGGCACAGCTTCCCCTGGTTTTGGCCAACGGTGGAATCAAGACCGGAGATTTGAAAGCGTCTCTGCAGCTGGAGGCCTACCCACTGGAGCGGATTGGTCCTCTGCTGGGGACCGTGATGGATGGCACGTTCAGTGCTTCCGGAGAGATCAGTGGTCCCCTCGATGCCTTGCGCCCGGATCTGCAGATCGCTGTGGTTCATCCACGCGCCGGTGCACTGCGCTTGATGGAGGACTGGAGCGGTCGGTTTGAGGGTCAATCCGGTGGCGGTGGCGTGTTGTCCATGGCCTCAGTCGGTTCTGTCATTCCAGGAGGGTTGGACGCTCAGTTCGGTTCTGACTGGCTTCCCGCTGACGTGCGGCTTCGCCGCCGCAACGGTGAGCTGCGTTTGCAAGGCACACTGGCGGACTACCGCTGGACAGCGACCAACTTCGCTGTGGATGGTTTGGAGCTGGCGTTGCCGCCCAGGCAGCGTTGGGAAGGCGTTTATGGCTTGCTGAGTGGCCAGGGCTCGCTGGGATTGCAGCCCCTGGCAATGGAGGCAGATCTCACGCTCAGTCGTCCAGGCCTGATGGGTGTGCAACTGCAGCAGATCCTCCTGAGCGGTCGCTACATCAATCGTCGCTACAGCCTGACCGGTGAACTGCTGCCTCCCGATACGGGACAGATCACGCTGGAGGGTGAAGGCCGCATTGGCGGAGCTGTTCAGGCGCAGACCGTTGCTCGGGGTGTTAGTGCCCGCTGGCTTAGCAATAGTGTGCTCAGCTTGCTGCAGCTCAATCAAGATCTGCCTCTCGTGAAAGGCACTGCGGCGGATCTAGGGACGCTTCTCGTGAACACTTTCGGCGGCACGCTGGATGGTCAGCTGCGTGCCCTGGGAGATGCGCGTGAAGCACTGCTCAAGGCCAAGACCGACTATCGCGACATCGAGCCCTTCCATCTCGAGGATCTCAGGGGTCAGTTGGACGCGGTCATTGATCTCCAGGGTCCTGAGATTGCAGATCTCAACATCGATCTCAAGGCTCGGGGGCATCTCTGGATCGAGGGAGACGACGCGGACTATGCCTTGCAGGTCAAGCCGTTCACGGCCCGTCTTGAAGGCCCTCTGGTGGGTGGCGAGGGCCGGTTTTCGCTGGCGCATTTGCCCTTTGCGCTAATGGGGCTGGTCGCACCAATGCCCGCGGCGCTTCAGGGTGCTCTCGGCCTGCGTGGCGCCTACCGGCTCAACGGTGCCAATTCGGAGATCACCAGTGAGCTTGTGCTCGAGGACGCCAAGGTTGGGGCCTACCCGATTGAATTCCAAAGCAGCCAGGTGCTGCTGAAAGATCAGGCCCTCACGCTGGATCTGTCTCTTACATCCCAGTCATCGTCCGAGCCGGTGACGGTGACTGGTCGCATTCCGTTGATCGCGGATCAGCCCCTTGATCTGCGGATTGTCAGCTTGGGTGATGGGCTGCGCTTCCTGACCGGTCTGACCAACGATGTGGTCACCTGGAACGAAGGGGAAGTGGATCTGCGCCTGTTGCTGGGCGGCACGCTCGGATCGCCCGAGGCCAATGGTTATGTGGTGATCAAGGACGGCGCTTTTGAGGCCCAGGGGCAGACCATCTCCAAGGTCAATGGCTCCATCCTGTTTGATTTCGACCGCCTTGAGGTGCAGTCGCTCACCGGTTGGTTCGCGTCAGGCGGTCAGCTCATTGGCAGTGGTGCACTGTCGCTGTTGAAACCAGCTTTGGAGCCAGAGCCGTTACGCCTCCAGCTGGACAAGGCCAGAATCAAGGTGCCGGTGGCTGATGTGGAAGTCGGTGCTGACCTGATCGTGACGGGTGCTCTGGTGAACCCCCAGATAGGGGGCCAGTTGGACATCAGCAACGGTGCGATCAAGCCGCGTCGCACCAAGGTAACCCGTGATTCCTCCGCATCGGATCAGGATCAACCGCCAGCAAAGACCGCCGAGGCTGGAGGTGAGGCAACGGCCACCACCGTGGAAGCGTTGCTGGAAGAGCAATGGAATTTCAATGAGCCTTTGGTCTTGCAGGGCGCTGAAGTCGAAGCGGACACCAGCCGTTCGATCAAGGCCGCGATGCCCAAGCTTCCTTTCATTGGATTCCGCGATCTGCGCGTGTCCTTCGGTCCCAAGTTGCGGGTGGAAGTCCCCTTCTTTGCCACGTTCAAGACCCGAGGTCTGCTGACGGTGAACGGGGCTTTCGATCCCAACCTGGAACTGCGCGGGGTGGTGCAGCTTTTGTCCGGACGGGTGTCGATGTTCACGACCACCTTCACCCTCGATCCTCGGGCCTCCAACGTGGCGGTGTTTACGCCATCCATGGGCTTAATCCCTTACGTGGATGTTGCTATGACCACGCGGGTGTCAGACAACGTCACGCTTCCGGTGGAGAACGATGCCTTCTCCACCACAGTGTTTGATTCCAACGGGCTGGGAAATCTGGGCGCGGGCGGACAACTGCGGCTGATCAAGGTGCTGCTGTTAGCGACTGGACCTGCCGATCGCTTAGCGCAGAACATTCAGCTGCGCAGCACACCGGCTCTCTCTCAGCCCCAATTGATGGCCCTGATTGGTGGTAACTCTCTGGCTGGATTGTCGGGTGCCGGTGCTGGGACGGCGATTGCAGCCGTTCTTGGCCAATCGCTGCTGTCGCCGGTGTTGGGCACACTCACGGATGCCTTCAGCCAGCGGCTGCAATTCGCTCTTTATCCCACCTACGTGACGCCAGTGGTTCAAAGTGAATCCGAGCGCATCTCGGGTCAGGTGCCTCCACAGCTGGCGCTGGTTACCGATATCGGCGTTGCTGTAACGGACCGCTTTGATTTCTCGGTTCTGGCGGCCCCCAATCGCAATGACATTCCTCCTCAGGGCACCCTGACGTACCAGATCAATTCCAATCTCAGTGCATCCGGGTCCGTGGATACCCAGGGCACCTGGCAAAGCCAACTTCAGTTGTTCTTCCGGTTCTGA
- a CDS encoding CocE/NonD family hydrolase — MFADANLTTQDGTTLVSRLWRPQGEGPWPTLLMRQPYGRAIASTVTLPHPQWWCRHGFLVVVQDVRGQGDSQGSFVGFSQEASDTADTLTWLRALPEVNGRIGLYGFSYQGLTQLLAPEDCPPPDCMAPAMCGLDERNHWSCEGEAHWWHLGLGWGLQLAALQAHRRGDQAHWEEIRRSLEDGSYLRDGLRLLEQHDPHGMAVRWLHQSAHDASAWIQHSVPERWLQTPMLLLGGWWDPHLRGLLDLAERSRAVGGQPDLHIGPATHLQWWPQSSSLLLSFFQHHLQDHPSTTAGEGSAATGVHLWDQTSACWQAFHTTNPADQPSAGNPRWTFRSAGLACHDPSEGSLISNGANGSGKVVIVHDPWRPVPAIGGHLSPTAGPVDRASVDQRSDVALFTSAPLGQSLQLSGRPMLQLVGFADQPGFDLCVALSRLPAGSESVQQLSTGVLRTIGQNALHPRTLTLELQALHASLNPGDRLRLSIAGAAWPAIAVNPGHPDAPCGAPTADCRVISIELQLDTAHLQMLPLLLPQTGRTPAD; from the coding sequence ATGTTCGCTGACGCGAATCTGACGACCCAAGACGGCACGACCCTCGTGTCCAGGCTTTGGCGCCCTCAGGGTGAGGGCCCTTGGCCAACCCTGCTGATGCGTCAGCCCTATGGCCGGGCCATCGCCTCCACCGTCACCCTTCCCCATCCCCAGTGGTGGTGCCGGCATGGGTTTCTGGTGGTCGTTCAGGACGTGCGCGGCCAAGGCGATTCGCAGGGATCCTTCGTTGGCTTCTCGCAGGAAGCGAGTGACACCGCCGACACGCTCACCTGGTTGCGTGCACTGCCGGAGGTCAACGGTCGAATTGGCCTCTATGGCTTTTCCTATCAAGGTCTCACCCAGTTGCTGGCACCGGAGGACTGTCCACCACCGGACTGCATGGCACCGGCGATGTGTGGCCTGGATGAACGCAATCACTGGAGCTGCGAGGGGGAGGCGCACTGGTGGCATCTGGGGTTGGGATGGGGGCTGCAACTGGCGGCCCTGCAGGCGCATCGCCGTGGCGACCAGGCGCACTGGGAGGAGATCCGCCGCAGCCTGGAGGACGGCAGCTACCTGCGGGACGGCCTGCGCCTTTTGGAACAGCACGACCCGCATGGCATGGCCGTGCGCTGGTTGCATCAGTCAGCGCACGATGCGTCGGCTTGGATCCAGCATTCCGTGCCTGAGCGCTGGTTGCAGACACCCATGCTGCTGCTCGGCGGCTGGTGGGATCCGCATTTGCGCGGCTTGCTGGATCTGGCGGAACGGTCCCGCGCCGTGGGCGGCCAACCGGATCTGCACATCGGTCCAGCCACTCATCTCCAGTGGTGGCCGCAAAGCAGCAGCCTTCTGTTGAGCTTTTTCCAGCATCACTTGCAGGATCACCCCTCAACGACTGCCGGTGAGGGCAGCGCCGCCACCGGTGTGCACCTCTGGGACCAGACCAGCGCCTGCTGGCAGGCCTTCCACACCACCAATCCAGCCGACCAGCCCAGTGCGGGTAATCCTCGCTGGACCTTCCGAAGCGCAGGCCTGGCCTGCCATGACCCCAGCGAGGGATCGTTGATCAGCAATGGAGCCAACGGCAGTGGCAAGGTCGTGATCGTCCATGACCCCTGGCGGCCCGTCCCGGCGATCGGTGGCCACCTGAGTCCGACCGCAGGCCCTGTCGATCGGGCATCTGTTGATCAGCGAAGCGATGTGGCGCTATTCACCAGTGCTCCGCTCGGTCAAAGCCTCCAACTGAGCGGCAGGCCGATGTTGCAGCTGGTCGGCTTTGCCGATCAACCCGGCTTTGATCTGTGCGTGGCCCTTTCACGATTGCCCGCTGGCTCCGAGTCTGTTCAGCAGCTGAGCACAGGTGTTTTACGAACCATCGGTCAGAACGCCCTCCATCCCCGGACCCTGACGCTGGAATTGCAGGCGCTGCATGCCAGCTTGAACCCTGGTGACCGCCTGCGTCTATCCATTGCAGGGGCCGCCTGGCCGGCGATTGCCGTGAATCCCGGTCATCCAGACGCTCCTTGCGGCGCACCCACTGCCGACTGCCGCGTGATCAGCATCGAGTTGCAGCTGGACACAGCGCACTTGCAGATGCTGCCGCTGCTGTTGCCCCAGACCGGTCGGACTCCGGCAGACTAA